From one Leifsonia soli genomic stretch:
- a CDS encoding response regulator encodes MTSILLVEDEASLSEPLAYLLKREGYEVEIAEDGPSALAAFDRDGADLILLDLMLPGIPGTEVCREIRTRSNVPIIMLTAKDSEVDIVVGLELGADDYVTKPYSSRELLARIRAVLRRRVDEEQQQDDGVLEAGTVRMDVDRHTVAVNGAEISMPLKEFELLELLLRNAGRVLTRGQLIDRVWGSDYFGDTKTLDVHIKRIRSRIEESPSEPRMLVTVRGLGYRFNA; translated from the coding sequence GTGACATCCATCCTGCTCGTCGAGGACGAGGCCTCGCTCAGCGAGCCGCTCGCGTACCTGCTGAAGCGGGAGGGCTACGAGGTGGAGATCGCGGAGGACGGCCCCTCCGCGCTGGCCGCGTTCGACCGCGACGGCGCCGACCTCATCCTGCTCGACCTCATGCTCCCCGGCATCCCGGGCACCGAGGTGTGCCGCGAGATCCGCACCCGGTCCAACGTCCCGATCATCATGCTGACCGCCAAGGACTCCGAGGTGGACATCGTGGTGGGGCTGGAGCTGGGCGCCGACGACTACGTCACGAAGCCGTACTCGTCGCGCGAGCTGCTCGCGCGCATCCGTGCCGTGCTCCGTCGCCGGGTCGACGAGGAGCAGCAGCAGGACGACGGCGTGCTGGAGGCCGGCACCGTGCGCATGGATGTCGACCGCCACACCGTCGCCGTCAACGGCGCCGAGATCTCCATGCCGCTGAAGGAATTCGAGCTGCTGGAGCTGCTGCTCCGGAATGCCGGACGCGTGCTCACGCGCGGCCAGCTGATCGACCGGGTGTGGGGGAGCGACTACTTCGGCGACACCAAGACGCTCGACGTGCACATCAAGCGCATCCGGTCGCGCATCGAGGAGAGCCCCTCGGAGCCGCGGATGCTGGTGACCGTGCGCGGGCTGGGGTACCGCTTCAACGCCTGA
- a CDS encoding sensor histidine kinase codes for MDSTWLVLLSLGLGLAVGAGFVWILHIAARRGHHAAEVVNPAVPDGVDQVLDALESAGVVLDPSNNVIKASPGAHAIGLVWNGALVHPHLVDLVDRVRRSGESLTEECELSRGPFGDAGIHLSVRVARLGSRYILLLAEDRTESYRLDAVRRDFVANISHELKTPIGAVSLLAEALDGASDDPEQVRRFAMRLSEEAQRLARITQDIIELSRLQATDALGNATELSASKVVKAAIDQNRVAAETRNIEIAMRGDKEAQVIGNENLLVTAVHNLISNAIQYSPDDSRIGIGVRSTGGVVEIAVTDQGEGIPEEDLDRVFERFFRVDQARSRNTGGTGLGLSIVKHAVQNHGGEVRVWSQPGRGSTFTIRLPEASSVRPPIGDNQ; via the coding sequence ATGGACTCCACCTGGTTGGTGCTGCTGTCGCTGGGCCTGGGGCTCGCCGTCGGCGCCGGTTTCGTGTGGATCCTGCACATCGCAGCCCGACGCGGTCACCACGCCGCCGAGGTGGTGAACCCGGCGGTGCCCGACGGCGTCGACCAGGTGCTGGACGCGCTCGAGTCGGCCGGAGTCGTGCTCGACCCGTCCAACAACGTTATCAAGGCGTCGCCCGGCGCCCACGCCATCGGCCTGGTCTGGAACGGCGCGCTCGTGCATCCGCACCTCGTCGACCTCGTCGACCGGGTCAGACGGAGCGGCGAGTCGCTCACCGAGGAGTGCGAGCTCTCGCGCGGACCGTTCGGCGACGCCGGCATCCACCTGAGCGTCCGGGTCGCCCGCCTCGGCTCGCGCTACATCCTGCTCCTCGCCGAGGACCGCACGGAGTCGTACCGGCTGGATGCGGTGCGCCGGGACTTCGTGGCCAACATCAGCCACGAGCTCAAGACGCCCATCGGAGCCGTCAGCCTGCTCGCCGAGGCGCTCGACGGGGCATCCGACGACCCCGAGCAGGTGCGCCGGTTCGCCATGCGGCTCTCGGAGGAGGCGCAGCGGCTCGCCCGCATCACCCAGGACATCATCGAGCTGAGCCGGCTGCAGGCGACGGACGCGCTCGGCAATGCGACCGAGCTGTCCGCCAGCAAGGTCGTCAAAGCCGCCATCGACCAGAACCGCGTGGCCGCCGAGACCCGCAACATCGAGATCGCCATGCGCGGCGACAAGGAGGCCCAGGTCATCGGCAACGAGAACCTGCTCGTCACGGCCGTCCACAACCTGATCTCGAACGCGATCCAGTACTCGCCGGACGACTCCCGCATCGGGATCGGCGTGCGCAGCACGGGAGGGGTGGTCGAGATCGCGGTGACCGACCAGGGAGAGGGAATCCCCGAGGAGGACCTCGACCGCGTCTTCGAGCGCTTCTTCCGCGTCGACCAGGCGCGGTCGCGCAACACCGGCGGCACCGGCCTCGGCCTCTCGATCGTCAAGCACGCCGTCCAGAATCACGGCGGCGAAGTGCGCGTCTGGTCGCAGCCGGGCCGCGGCTCCACGTTCACGATCCGGCTGCCCGAGGCATCCAGTGTCCGACCCCCGATAGGAGACAACCAGTGA
- the phoU gene encoding phosphate signaling complex protein PhoU, translating to MREVFQQELAEVQDRLVEIAELVVRSIQNATAAFNESDVTLAEDVIANDHRIDELTVLLDELSIQILARQQPVARDLRIVVSALRISASLERMGDMAEHIAQLARYRFPDKVVPKSLRSTFAEMGRLDVQIAQKLAELLRSQDIRLADEIRNDDDDIDELHISVFDKVLGETWKGQAVDTVDATLASRYHERFADHAVSIAKKVQYLATGDWAPELAS from the coding sequence ATGCGCGAAGTCTTCCAGCAGGAGCTGGCGGAAGTTCAGGACCGCCTCGTCGAGATCGCCGAGCTGGTCGTCCGCTCCATCCAGAATGCGACGGCTGCGTTCAACGAATCCGATGTGACGCTCGCCGAGGACGTCATCGCGAACGACCACCGCATCGACGAGCTGACGGTTCTGCTCGACGAGCTCTCCATCCAGATCCTCGCCCGGCAGCAGCCGGTCGCGCGCGACCTCCGCATCGTCGTGAGCGCGCTGCGGATCAGCGCCTCGCTCGAGCGGATGGGCGACATGGCCGAGCACATCGCGCAGCTCGCGCGGTACCGGTTCCCGGACAAGGTGGTTCCGAAGAGCCTGCGCTCGACGTTCGCCGAGATGGGCCGCCTCGACGTGCAGATCGCGCAGAAGCTGGCCGAGCTGCTCCGCTCGCAGGACATCCGGCTCGCCGACGAGATCCGCAATGACGACGACGACATCGACGAGCTGCACATCAGCGTGTTCGACAAGGTGCTCGGTGAGACGTGGAAGGGACAGGCGGTCGACACGGTCGACGCGACCCTCGCCTCCCGCTACCACGAGCGCTTCGCGGACCACGCGGTCTCGATCGCGAAGAAGGTGCAGTACCTCGCCACTGGCGACTGGGCTCCCGAGCTCGCCTCCTGA
- a CDS encoding phosphoglyceromutase, with protein sequence MAAPYTLILLRHGSSEWNEKNLFTGWVDVRLSETGVAEAKRAGELLRDSGLTPDVLHTSVLTRAIQTANYALDVADRLWIPVQRSWRLNERHYGALQGLDKAETLEKYGPEQFQLWRRSFDVPPPPLPDDSEFSQVGDPRYAGLGDDLPRTECLKDVIARMLPYWESDITRDLADGKTVLVTAHGNSLRALVKHLDGISDEDIAGLNIPTGIPLVYKLGEDFTPLEPSYYLDPEAAAAGAAAVAAQGKK encoded by the coding sequence ATGGCCGCTCCCTACACCCTGATCCTCCTGCGCCACGGCAGCAGCGAGTGGAACGAGAAGAACCTGTTCACCGGCTGGGTCGACGTGCGTCTCAGCGAGACCGGCGTCGCCGAGGCGAAGCGGGCGGGCGAACTGCTCCGCGACTCCGGGCTCACGCCGGACGTGCTGCACACGTCCGTGCTGACGCGGGCGATCCAGACCGCGAACTACGCGCTGGATGTCGCCGACCGCCTCTGGATCCCGGTTCAGCGCTCCTGGCGCCTCAACGAGCGCCACTACGGCGCGCTGCAGGGCCTCGACAAGGCGGAGACGCTGGAGAAGTACGGCCCGGAGCAGTTCCAGCTGTGGCGCCGCTCGTTCGACGTTCCGCCGCCGCCCCTGCCGGACGACAGCGAGTTCTCGCAGGTCGGCGACCCGCGCTACGCCGGCCTCGGCGACGACCTCCCGCGGACGGAATGCCTGAAGGACGTCATCGCCCGCATGCTGCCGTACTGGGAGTCCGACATCACGCGTGATCTCGCCGACGGCAAGACGGTGCTCGTCACCGCCCACGGCAACTCGCTGCGCGCCCTGGTGAAGCACCTCGACGGCATCTCCGACGAGGACATCGCCGGCCTGAACATCCCGACCGGTATCCCGCTGGTCTACAAGCTCGGCGAGGACTTCACTCCGCTCGAGCCGTCGTACTACCTCGACCCGGAGGCCGCCGCCGCCGGTGCCGCCGCGGTCGCCGCGCAGGGCAAGAAGTAG
- a CDS encoding class I SAM-dependent methyltransferase → MASGAVGTVTRGTTNTNRLRRVDRWIAAQPALRRTADPVVVDLGYGASGVTALELQQRLARVRQDVEVVGLEIEPGRVRTANEQLAAVRDGRTGFATDARIRFALGGFEVPLPAGRKAAVIRAFNVLRQYREADVAGAWDRMRERLQPAGILVEGTCDEIGRISSWVELGPEGARTLTVSLRLRDLDAPSIVAERLPKALIHRNVPGERVHDYLAELDRLWRIHSPLAAYGPSQRWIAVAQGMRDAGWPVTGGRSRWRLGELTVAWDAVAPNP, encoded by the coding sequence ATGGCTTCCGGTGCGGTCGGCACGGTCACCCGCGGCACGACCAACACGAACCGGCTGCGCCGGGTCGACCGCTGGATCGCCGCGCAGCCGGCGCTGCGCCGCACCGCGGACCCGGTGGTCGTCGACCTCGGCTACGGTGCGAGCGGGGTCACCGCCCTGGAGCTTCAGCAGCGGCTGGCCCGGGTGCGCCAGGACGTCGAGGTGGTCGGGCTGGAGATCGAGCCAGGCCGGGTGCGGACGGCGAACGAGCAGCTGGCGGCGGTGCGCGACGGCCGCACGGGCTTCGCGACCGACGCGCGCATCCGGTTCGCCCTCGGCGGGTTCGAGGTTCCGCTGCCCGCCGGGCGGAAGGCCGCCGTGATCCGGGCGTTCAATGTGCTGCGGCAGTACCGCGAGGCGGATGTCGCCGGGGCCTGGGATCGGATGCGCGAGCGCCTGCAGCCGGCCGGCATTCTGGTCGAGGGCACGTGCGACGAGATCGGACGCATCTCGAGCTGGGTGGAGCTCGGCCCGGAGGGCGCCCGCACGCTGACCGTGTCGCTGCGGCTGCGCGATCTCGACGCCCCGTCGATCGTCGCAGAGCGGCTGCCGAAGGCGCTCATCCACCGCAATGTGCCGGGCGAGCGCGTGCACGACTACCTGGCGGAGCTCGACCGGCTGTGGCGCATCCACTCGCCGCTCGCCGCCTACGGCCCGAGTCAGCGCTGGATCGCGGTCGCCCAGGGGATGCGCGACGCCGGCTGGCCGGTGACCGGCGGCCGCTCGCGCTGGCGGCTGGGCGAGCTGACCGTGGCGTGGGATGCGGTGGCGCCGAACCCCTGA
- a CDS encoding Fe(3+)-hydroxamate ABC transporter permease FhuB encodes MSGAVAVRRRAGGRLALLACAAAVAVVALSLIHLSQGTAVLGPDVLWRALTGAGSGQADAVLAASRMPRLVAGLVVGAVLGAAGAALQSVSRNPLAAPDTLAVNAGAYLAVVAVAAFGVSLPVLPAGAVAFCGGLIAAVVVLGLSRGGAGPVRLVLAGSALTLALSGVSGMLLLFYAQETTGLFAWGNGSLVQTGMEGVVQLLPLAVVAFAGLLVLGRRLDILALGDDGAVSVGVNPRTTRAAVVVLAVLLSAVAVTIAGPVAFVGLCAPAIVRLLAPRVPGLARHRAFLPASAVAGMLVVLIADVLLRAVFGGQAGVAVPTGIVTTVFGAGVLVFLAYRSRDSSSNTATNAAVRLRSRQAFVITLVVCCLALVAAVIAAVLLGDARLLLGDVWNGITGRAGRVVSFVLDTRLPRVAAALLAGAALALAGTIVQAVSRNPLAEPAILGVVGGAGVGAIAVITAVPLASFWLVGGAAFAGAAAAALLVFGLAARRGLEQNRLILIGIGVSSGATALTSLFIVLTDPFNGAKALVWLSGSTYGRTFPQVLPVLVVLLVAVPLLAAATRELDIVGLDPDTPRVLGVRLGRTRLALLAIAVALTAAAVAAVGVIAFVGLVAPHAARSLVGQRHTRVLPVAALLGAILVSVADTVGRTLIAPAQIPVGLVTAVIGAPYFLWLLWRSRAEA; translated from the coding sequence GTGAGCGGGGCCGTCGCCGTCCGCCGCCGGGCCGGCGGGCGGCTCGCGCTGCTCGCCTGCGCGGCCGCGGTCGCGGTGGTGGCGCTCTCGCTCATCCACCTCTCGCAGGGCACGGCAGTGCTCGGGCCCGACGTCCTGTGGCGCGCCCTGACGGGTGCGGGCTCCGGGCAGGCCGACGCGGTGCTCGCCGCCTCCCGGATGCCGCGGCTGGTCGCCGGCCTCGTCGTCGGCGCCGTCCTGGGCGCGGCGGGAGCCGCCCTGCAGTCGGTCTCGCGGAATCCACTGGCCGCGCCGGACACCCTGGCGGTGAACGCCGGCGCCTACCTGGCCGTCGTGGCCGTCGCCGCGTTCGGCGTCTCCCTGCCCGTGCTGCCGGCCGGGGCGGTCGCCTTCTGCGGCGGTCTGATCGCGGCTGTCGTCGTCCTCGGGCTGTCGCGCGGAGGGGCCGGGCCCGTGCGGCTGGTGCTGGCCGGCTCCGCGCTGACGCTCGCCCTGAGCGGGGTCAGCGGGATGCTGCTGCTCTTCTACGCGCAGGAGACGACCGGCCTCTTCGCCTGGGGCAACGGGTCGCTCGTCCAGACCGGGATGGAGGGCGTCGTGCAGCTCCTTCCGCTCGCCGTCGTCGCCTTCGCCGGGCTGCTGGTGCTCGGTCGCCGGCTCGACATCCTCGCGCTCGGGGACGACGGCGCGGTCTCGGTCGGGGTGAACCCGCGCACAACCCGGGCCGCCGTCGTCGTCCTGGCCGTCCTGCTCTCGGCGGTGGCGGTGACCATCGCGGGCCCTGTCGCGTTCGTCGGGCTGTGCGCGCCCGCGATCGTGCGGCTGCTCGCCCCCCGCGTGCCCGGGCTGGCGCGCCATCGGGCGTTCCTTCCGGCCTCGGCGGTGGCGGGGATGCTCGTCGTCCTCATCGCCGACGTGCTGCTCCGCGCGGTGTTCGGCGGGCAGGCCGGGGTCGCGGTGCCCACAGGGATCGTGACCACCGTCTTCGGAGCGGGAGTGCTCGTCTTCCTCGCCTACCGATCGCGGGATTCGTCCTCGAACACCGCCACGAACGCCGCCGTGCGGCTGCGCAGCAGACAAGCCTTCGTCATCACGCTCGTCGTCTGCTGTCTGGCCCTCGTCGCCGCCGTGATCGCCGCCGTCCTGCTGGGGGATGCGCGCCTCCTGCTCGGCGACGTGTGGAACGGCATCACCGGCCGCGCCGGACGGGTGGTGTCGTTCGTGCTCGACACGCGCCTCCCACGGGTCGCCGCCGCGCTGCTGGCCGGCGCCGCGCTGGCGCTCGCCGGCACGATCGTGCAGGCCGTCTCGCGCAACCCGCTCGCCGAGCCCGCCATCCTCGGCGTCGTCGGGGGAGCGGGGGTCGGGGCGATCGCCGTCATCACGGCTGTGCCGCTGGCGAGCTTCTGGCTCGTCGGCGGGGCCGCCTTCGCCGGTGCTGCCGCGGCGGCCCTGCTGGTGTTCGGCCTCGCCGCGCGCCGGGGGCTGGAGCAGAACCGCCTCATCCTGATCGGCATCGGGGTCTCCTCCGGGGCGACGGCCCTGACCAGCCTGTTCATCGTGCTGACCGATCCGTTCAACGGCGCGAAGGCGCTGGTCTGGCTTTCCGGCTCGACCTACGGGCGCACGTTCCCGCAGGTCCTCCCGGTGCTGGTGGTGCTCCTCGTCGCCGTTCCCCTGCTCGCCGCGGCCACCCGCGAACTCGACATCGTCGGCCTCGACCCGGACACCCCGCGTGTGCTCGGCGTGCGGCTCGGCCGGACACGGCTCGCTCTGCTCGCCATCGCGGTCGCGCTGACCGCCGCGGCGGTGGCGGCCGTCGGCGTCATCGCCTTCGTCGGCCTGGTCGCGCCGCATGCGGCCCGGTCGCTGGTGGGGCAGCGGCACACCCGCGTGCTCCCCGTCGCCGCGCTGCTCGGAGCGATCCTCGTCAGCGTGGCCGACACGGTCGGGCGGACGCTGATCGCCCCCGCCCAGATCCCGGTCGGGCTCGTCACGGCCGTGATCGGCGCGCCGTACTTCCTGTGGCTGCTGTGGAGGTCCCGGGCGGAGGCGTGA
- a CDS encoding iron-siderophore ABC transporter substrate-binding protein gives MNIRRHLPVAALAVAAVIALSGCGTTEAASGETNSGAALTITDARGEKVRLDGPAKKVVGTEWNVVEMLLTLGVEPVGAADVKGYSAWDTAEKLPKGVKDIGTRGEPSVDTVAALKPDLVVATTDLSDSAIDQLERVAPVLVVRSADASRQLEQLTDNVDLIAEATGTEARAKTELASFDTALADGKQKLADAGLAGAKVAFADGWVQGNSVSVRPYAAGSLISDVNEKLGLTNPWTLKGDEAYGLAATDVEGLTSLGDVQFTYIANDVDGSDPFLGALTDNAVWTSLPFVKSGQVHRLPDGIWMFGGPASMTQYVAALVDALTT, from the coding sequence ATGAACATCCGACGTCACCTGCCCGTGGCCGCCCTGGCGGTCGCCGCCGTGATCGCGCTGAGCGGCTGCGGCACGACCGAAGCCGCCAGCGGCGAGACGAACAGCGGCGCCGCCCTGACGATCACCGACGCCCGCGGCGAGAAGGTCCGCCTCGACGGGCCCGCCAAGAAGGTCGTCGGCACCGAGTGGAACGTGGTGGAGATGCTGCTCACGCTCGGCGTCGAGCCGGTGGGGGCCGCGGATGTCAAGGGCTACAGCGCCTGGGACACCGCGGAGAAGCTGCCGAAGGGCGTGAAGGACATCGGGACGCGCGGCGAGCCGAGCGTCGACACGGTCGCCGCGCTGAAGCCGGACCTGGTGGTGGCGACCACCGACCTCTCCGACTCGGCCATCGACCAGCTGGAGCGTGTGGCGCCGGTCCTGGTCGTCCGCTCCGCGGACGCCTCCCGGCAGCTGGAGCAGCTGACCGACAACGTCGACCTGATCGCCGAGGCGACCGGGACGGAGGCTCGCGCGAAGACGGAGCTGGCGTCGTTCGACACCGCCCTCGCCGACGGCAAGCAGAAGCTCGCCGACGCCGGACTCGCCGGCGCGAAGGTCGCCTTCGCCGATGGATGGGTCCAGGGCAACAGTGTCTCGGTCCGGCCGTACGCGGCCGGCTCGCTGATCTCCGACGTCAACGAGAAGCTCGGCCTGACCAATCCGTGGACCCTCAAGGGCGACGAGGCGTACGGCCTCGCCGCGACCGACGTCGAAGGCCTGACCTCGCTCGGCGACGTGCAGTTCACCTACATCGCGAACGACGTCGACGGCAGCGACCCGTTCCTGGGCGCCCTCACGGACAACGCCGTGTGGACGTCGCTCCCGTTCGTGAAGTCAGGGCAGGTGCACCGGCTGCCCGACGGCATCTGGATGTTCGGAGGCCCCGCGTCGATGACGCAGTACGTCGCGGCCCTGGTCGACGCCCTCACGACGTGA
- a CDS encoding ATP-binding cassette domain-containing protein: MTATAGLLASDVTIAYDGVDVVHGADLLLPRGRVTALIGPNGSGKSTLLRAIARLKDARSGSVLLPAQAAAGVTGDTDEADAMIDAIALSRPEFARRVTLLAQSRPTPAGLSVREVVGFGRHPYRRRFRSTDPDGRAAVDRALELTGVAPFADRGVESLSGGQLQRVWLACCLAQETDVLLLDEPTTYLDLRYQVEILDLVRELADLHGVTVGLVLHDLDQAAAVSDRVVLLREGRVVAAGSAAEVYDPALLTDVYGIRIEVETDPISGAPRTRAVGAHHLRTERTR; the protein is encoded by the coding sequence GTGACTGCGACCGCCGGCCTCCTCGCCTCCGACGTGACCATCGCCTACGACGGTGTCGACGTCGTCCACGGCGCCGACCTCCTGCTCCCGCGGGGACGCGTGACCGCCCTCATCGGACCGAACGGCAGCGGCAAGTCGACGCTGCTGCGCGCCATCGCCCGGTTGAAGGATGCGCGCAGCGGGTCGGTGCTGCTGCCGGCCCAGGCCGCCGCCGGCGTCACCGGCGACACCGACGAGGCGGACGCCATGATCGACGCCATCGCCCTCTCCCGCCCGGAGTTCGCCCGCCGCGTCACCCTGCTCGCCCAGAGCCGTCCGACGCCTGCCGGCCTCAGCGTCCGCGAGGTCGTCGGATTCGGACGCCACCCGTACCGCCGGCGCTTCCGCTCCACCGACCCCGACGGCCGCGCCGCCGTGGATCGGGCGCTCGAGCTCACCGGCGTCGCGCCGTTCGCCGACCGCGGCGTCGAGTCGCTCTCCGGCGGCCAGCTGCAGCGCGTGTGGCTCGCCTGCTGCCTCGCCCAGGAGACGGATGTTCTGCTGCTGGACGAGCCGACGACGTACCTCGACCTGCGCTACCAGGTGGAGATCCTCGACCTGGTCCGCGAGCTGGCCGACCTCCACGGCGTCACGGTCGGTCTCGTGCTGCACGATCTCGACCAGGCGGCGGCCGTCTCCGACCGCGTCGTGCTCCTCCGCGAGGGCCGCGTCGTCGCCGCCGGCTCCGCCGCCGAGGTGTACGACCCCGCTCTCCTCACCGACGTCTACGGCATCCGTATCGAGGTCGAGACCGATCCGATCTCCGGCGCCCCGCGAACGCGGGCCGTCGGCGCCCACCACCTCCGAACCGAAAGGACCCGATGA
- a CDS encoding YgfZ/GcvT domain-containing protein, whose translation MSDHPEPEQRSPFLDLPGAVDTDGTGVPAHYGSPLSEQRALAERGAIVDLSDRAVLTIQGPDRLSWLNSLTSQALTGLRPGESSETLLLDVTGRVEHAVRLADDGETLWLLVDRPEAEGLLGWLDSMRFMLRVELADRTAELATIGTLGDPPLPLAAPNGVPLVWHDPWRAVTPGGHQYAHGEHPGAGWSWSERLVPRDALPSLVARVRSGELSAAGTLAADALRIAAWRPRFSTEVDERTIPHELDWLRTAVHLSKGCYRGQETVAKVHNLGHPPRRLVMLHLDGSEGVLPESGAVVSAGDREVGAVTSSAVHYELGPIALAVVKRSTDPDATLTVAADGVQVAAGQEIVVPPEAGSAAQVPRIPRLGAVTRTPRS comes from the coding sequence ATGTCCGACCACCCGGAGCCCGAACAGCGCTCGCCCTTCCTCGACCTGCCCGGCGCGGTCGACACCGACGGCACGGGCGTTCCCGCGCACTACGGCAGCCCGCTCTCCGAGCAGCGCGCGCTGGCCGAACGCGGCGCGATCGTCGACCTGTCCGACCGCGCGGTGCTGACCATCCAGGGCCCCGACCGGCTCAGCTGGCTGAACTCCCTCACGAGCCAGGCGCTCACCGGGCTGCGGCCGGGGGAGTCGTCGGAGACCCTGCTGCTGGATGTGACGGGTCGCGTCGAGCACGCCGTCCGCCTGGCCGACGACGGCGAGACGCTCTGGCTGCTCGTCGACCGTCCGGAGGCGGAGGGCCTTCTCGGCTGGCTCGACTCGATGCGGTTCATGCTGCGCGTCGAGCTCGCCGACCGCACCGCGGAGCTCGCTACGATCGGCACCCTCGGCGACCCTCCGCTGCCGCTCGCCGCGCCGAACGGCGTCCCGCTGGTGTGGCACGATCCCTGGCGCGCGGTGACCCCGGGCGGCCACCAGTACGCCCACGGCGAGCATCCCGGAGCGGGATGGTCGTGGAGCGAGCGTCTCGTCCCGCGCGACGCGCTGCCCTCTCTCGTCGCCCGGGTCCGCTCGGGCGAGCTCTCCGCCGCAGGGACGCTGGCGGCCGACGCCCTGCGGATCGCCGCGTGGCGCCCGCGGTTCTCGACCGAGGTCGACGAGCGCACCATCCCGCACGAGCTTGACTGGCTGCGCACGGCCGTGCACCTGAGCAAGGGCTGCTATCGCGGCCAGGAGACCGTGGCGAAGGTGCACAACCTCGGCCACCCGCCGCGCCGGCTGGTCATGCTGCACCTGGACGGATCGGAGGGCGTGCTCCCCGAATCCGGAGCCGTCGTCTCCGCCGGAGACCGCGAGGTCGGCGCCGTGACGTCGTCGGCGGTGCACTACGAGCTCGGGCCGATCGCCCTCGCCGTGGTGAAGCGTTCGACCGACCCCGACGCGACGCTGACCGTTGCGGCGGACGGCGTGCAGGTCGCGGCCGGACAGGAGATCGTGGTGCCGCCGGAGGCCGGCTCGGCCGCGCAGGTGCCGCGCATCCCGCGCCTGGGCGCCGTCACGCGGACGCCGCGCTCCTAG
- a CDS encoding FABP family protein has product MIEIPTDLPAELVPLSWLIGVWEGTGVLDYAAGEEHTQLEFGQRVSFSHDGLGYLNYSATSWVLDEENTPLAAETGYWRLRRKLIEGDAGPAMLPGVGARPFGTAQSVEALRNSHGAFDIDVSIIHPDGVSELYVGQVAGPRIDLATDAVLRTAGAKEYTAATRLYGLVDGHLLWAWDIAALGQELRTHASARLAKVD; this is encoded by the coding sequence ATGATCGAGATCCCCACCGATCTCCCCGCCGAGCTGGTCCCCCTCTCCTGGCTGATCGGCGTCTGGGAGGGCACGGGCGTGCTCGACTACGCCGCCGGCGAGGAGCACACGCAGCTGGAGTTCGGCCAGCGCGTCAGCTTCAGCCACGACGGGCTGGGCTACCTCAACTACTCGGCGACCTCGTGGGTGCTCGACGAGGAGAACACGCCGCTCGCGGCCGAGACCGGCTACTGGCGGCTGCGCCGCAAGCTCATCGAGGGCGACGCCGGTCCGGCGATGCTGCCCGGCGTCGGCGCCCGTCCGTTCGGCACCGCGCAGTCCGTCGAAGCGCTGCGTAACTCGCACGGCGCCTTCGACATCGACGTGTCGATCATCCATCCCGACGGCGTGAGCGAGCTCTACGTCGGGCAGGTGGCCGGCCCGCGCATCGACCTGGCGACCGACGCAGTGCTGCGCACGGCCGGGGCGAAGGAGTACACGGCGGCCACCCGCCTCTACGGTCTGGTGGACGGCCACCTGCTGTGGGCGTGGGACATCGCCGCCCTGGGCCAGGAGCTGCGCACGCACGCCTCCGCCCGGCTCGCCAAGGTCGACTGA
- a CDS encoding response regulator transcription factor, with product MAQLLILTSAPSTTAPRTPGATSSVGDAAGPGAEVLPSLALLSHRVRQIPAEPASLVNAPSCDLIFVDARRDLASAKSLCKILTTTGVTVPLVLVLTEGGLTAVSADWGVSDVVLDSAGPAELDARIRLAIGRQTQEHSQSKIQASGITIDEASYSAKAHGRQLDLTFKEFELLRFFATHPSRVFTREQLLSEVWGYDYFGGTRTVDVHVRRLRAKLGDLESLIGTVRNVGYRFNVYEEENDRLPTSVRP from the coding sequence GTGGCGCAGCTTCTGATCCTGACCTCTGCGCCGAGCACCACCGCGCCCCGCACTCCAGGGGCGACCTCCTCGGTCGGCGACGCCGCCGGTCCGGGTGCCGAGGTGCTGCCGTCGCTCGCGCTGCTCAGCCACCGGGTGCGCCAGATCCCGGCAGAGCCCGCCTCGCTCGTCAACGCCCCGAGCTGCGACCTCATCTTCGTGGATGCGCGGCGCGACCTGGCGAGCGCGAAGTCGCTCTGCAAGATCCTGACGACGACCGGGGTCACCGTCCCGCTGGTCCTCGTGCTCACCGAGGGCGGCCTCACGGCGGTCAGCGCCGACTGGGGCGTCAGCGACGTCGTTCTCGACTCCGCGGGCCCGGCCGAGCTGGATGCGCGCATCCGTCTCGCGATCGGCCGCCAGACGCAGGAGCACTCGCAGTCGAAGATCCAGGCCTCCGGCATCACGATCGACGAGGCCAGCTACTCGGCGAAGGCCCACGGCCGCCAGCTCGACCTCACCTTCAAGGAGTTCGAGCTGCTCCGCTTCTTCGCGACGCACCCGTCGCGCGTCTTCACGCGCGAGCAGCTGCTCAGCGAGGTGTGGGGGTACGACTACTTCGGCGGCACCAGGACGGTCGACGTGCACGTGCGACGCCTGCGGGCCAAGCTGGGCGACCTGGAGTCGCTGATCGGCACCGTACGCAACGTCGGGTACCGGTTCAACGTGTACGAGGAGGAGAACGACCGCCTCCCCACCTCCGTCCGCCCCTGA